One window of the Diospyros lotus cultivar Yz01 chromosome 12, ASM1463336v1, whole genome shotgun sequence genome contains the following:
- the LOC127787121 gene encoding BON1-associated protein 1-like, which yields MEITVISAEGLINNTSKPLFSHRLRPFATVTAPPCSSRTAAAGDKPNPVYRTRVDDEGGKNPNWGDKFVLPIDANFLYQSQCSIFVELYTKLLTGGHSQLGWCQIPAFDILDGLTPPGSVRHLSYRLRARDGSKGHGVVNLAVKLEASVSARNSREMGLGQTVMGFPAAVVAAAAAGGGENGQLDVRCKEGNKKATGQPMQRFGS from the coding sequence ATGGAGATCACAGTCATATCAGCCGAAGGTCTCATCAACAACACATCCAAGCCGCTCTTCTCCCACCGTCTCAGGCCCTTCGCCACCGTTACTGCTCCGCCGTGTTCATCCAGAACCGCCGCTGCCGGCGACAAGCCCAACCCGGTTTACAGAACAAGGGTGGACGACGAAGGCGGGAAGAACCCTAATTGGGGCGACAAGTTTGTATTACCAATCGAtgcaaactttttataccaAAGCCAGTGCTCCATATTCGTTGAATTGTACACCAAGCTTCTCACCGGCGGCCATTCTCAACTGGGTTGGTGTCAGATTCCGGCGTTTGATATCCTGGATGGGTTGACGCCGCCGGGCTCCGTGCGCCACCTGAGTTACAGGCTGCGCGCCAGGGACGGTTCGAAGGGCCACGGAGTTGTGAATCTTGCGGTGAAGTTGGAGGCTTCGGTTTCGGCGAGAAACTCGCGGGAGATGGGTTTGGGTCAGACGGTGATGGGTTTTCCTGCCGCTGttgtggcggcggcggcggccggCGGAGGAGAGAATGGTCAGTTGGATGTTAGATGTAAAGAGGGAAACAAGAAGGCGACAGGTCAACCAATGCAACGGTTTGGATCTTAG